The genome window AGTGAAAACTTGAAATACAAATTCTAGACTAGGGATTTTCTCCATCTAATAACTACTGCACTTAGTGTGCTCCATTTAGACCGAAAAAAGTTTCTAAGTTTAGACTTACACTATGAAGTGTTTCTCCTGGAAGACCATTTAAAGAGGGGAAAGCTTCCCTGTCAAGAGAGTACACCCTGCTGATTGCCTAGAAGAAGGGTAGTACTGTAAGTATTAAGATTATGAGCTAAAaccaataattaaataattcaaagaatATTTATTACCTCAGTTGCATTTCGCACTTTCTTTTGGGACATATTAAGAGACTCAGCAATTCTCTGACAAAGAATAAGGCGGGCCCATTAACATCATTAAAATGGATAACTTCTGATTATCATCTGAATAAAGAGTTACCTATTAcataaaagaattaaaatatggGAAAACTTACTTCAAGTGATGGTGTTATCCCCTTCTCTTCCAgccttttttttgcatttcgGATTAGACTCAATCTTTCATGAACATGGTTTGGCAATCTTAACATTCTTGAGTTATCAGCTAATGCCTTGGAGACACCCTGGTATAAGGCAAAGAGGTAATGAAACTTTCTTTTCAGGCAAGATACAGGACAGATCACCACAATAGTATTTTTCTGTCACAGAAAATAGAATAATAGAAGATATATATTGTTAAAGACAAGAAAAAAAACTAAGCATTTACAGATGTTGATAACAAGCATCAAATTGTAGAGCATTCTGGTTACACAGATGTTGATAAGAAACATTAAATATGTAGAGCATTCTAGTTTGCTATATTGAATGGGTTATAGACTTCACCTGGCGAATCCACCAATAAACATAAGTTGAGATTCTGAATCCTTTTGAAGGATCAAATTTTTCTATCCCACGGAGTAGTCCAATAAGGCCGCCCTACACAAGAATCAGATATCTTGCCAACTTAAAATTTTGCATTTTATAGGGCAAATGTACAAGAATTTTACATCGGTAACTTGTTGGTTAATGGACACAAGTATTACCTGAATAAGATCAGCCATTTCAGCTCCCATATTATCATATCTTTGTGCGATTGACATGACAAGACGAATATTACTCATTGCCAGCTTTTCCCGTGCCAAGGAACACTCCATTATTGTTGCTTGTAAATCTGCACGAGAAGTTCTCAAGGAAATTGCAATTTGCTCATCTGAAGGCTCACATCCCAGTCTGTCCTTCAGTCTGAAAAGTTCATGTGATGTGATACAAGTTCGGTAAGGATATTTACAAAGCAttttaaagaagaaaatcaCACAGATGGAAATTAAACAACTTTAGTGGCAATCTGGAGAAGTTAAGCATACATAAGAAAGGTTTAAAACCTTGACTTGTGATCCTCTAAACAAAGGCCAAGTTTAATCTTTTTTGATAGTTGCACCACCTCAGTGTGAGTGAGCAGCTCTTCACTCACAACACCCTTAACATAGCCTTTTATTAAGCGATTATGAAGCACCTCTGTGCCAATAATGGATCTCCCTCTCTTGCTCGTACTAATTCGTATGACAGGACTTTTACGATCAACAACTTTCTGTCGAGAACCTATTCTCCTCTGTCTAGCAGAGGTCCCTGAACATGTGACCTGAACTTTCTTAGAATTATCTTCCTTTGGCACATAAGTTATCATCTTTTCAGCTGAAAGATTCCATTGTTTTTCCAGCATAGACTTCTGCAACAGGAGGAGAGCCTCTACATGATCTACCCCATCAGAGCTTTCATTTAGCAACTCAGAGAATCTCTGATCCCAGGGCTCCATGTTGGGAGTATCAAGTGCAATGTCCACGTGCTCCTTAAGAGCCTTGATGGAACGGATTCGACGACTGGAAAGAGAGCCAGGGCTATAGTTGGAGGATTTCTTAGCAATTATTACGCTCTTTACATAAACAACCTGATTGCACGGAAAGGTGAAATCGCTGCTGCATGACAACTTTTCTGCAACATCAGAATAAGAAAAGGAGGAGGAAAGAAGCCTTTCTCCAGCACCAAGTCCAATAGCTGCTGCAGTGACCATCATGAAGGAAGGAAGGCTTTGCCTCGTTGATACTCAAATACTCAATACCATCACAGAACAGGGCAAGTTAGCTGAACCGCAACTGCACAGCTCGACAAGAGCACAACTACTGCATCACCAGTTAGAACGTTCTCTTTGATTGCCAACTAAAGCTTCTGCTAGAGAAGAAAACAGAATCAGCTCCAAAAACTAATAtagaaaaccaaaacaaaactaaaacaGAAAATGAGCAATCAATAGTGGATAACAACAAACAACAACCAATACCAGTATACTGCCACTTTTGCTTTTCAAATTGTTACTAGGTCAAAATACTTCCcctttgaattaaaaaaataaacacttcTCCAgagttgtgacttgtgagtgtGCCAGATTCTCAATATCACGATCACAATCTGAGCAATCAAGTAACTCTACGCGTAACTGTAGACCAAATAAAAAATGCTTCCTAAACTAAGCCGTTTGAAGTGAACTATAAAATCACAGAAAAATGGAATTTAACTAACGTACACGGTTGTATGACTTGAAGTCGCTAACATAGATAGGTTACAATTCAATAATACACCACCATCCAGATCCATGCATGAACAAACAAGTAGCAATGATCGGTCGGAGAGAAGTACCTGAGTTTCCCGGCGAGAGAGAAAGGAAAAAGAACAGTGAACTCTGATGCTGTAATGGCGCAATGGTACTGGTCTTTTGGGTTTTGTTATTattacattcattcattcataaaaagaaaatatgtttttaatactgtagtatattatattttattttatcagcGAGATTTTCGGATATCGGAGGGAAGAGATAAGCCAACGGCTATTGGCTGGAAGCAGATATTTGGTGCGGCTTTGTGGACTTGTGGTGGTGACACGCTGCGTTGGCTCGCCACGGGACAAACCTGAATCCACGCTCTCTCCTTGTAAGCACAATAGCCACATATTTCACATTACCGTGGGGTCACCATTACCTGTTACTCTGTTAGCCTGTGTTGTACACATTCCTCTCTATTCTATCAATTTCTTATATGAAGTATAAccaaattactaatttggtttTGAGCAGTTTAGAAAGCAATATAAAATTTTACCAATATCCTcgaattaaataaatatctgAAAGCGGAATATCAAATTGATTAAGGTTTTTAAAGTTAAGAACTTAATTAGACAAAAAATAGTCAAGaattaaattggtaatttcgttaTAGTCAAAAATACCATTTCGTTAATTAACTCtatgaaattattatttcaaaaaaaaaaggccggCCTCGTCCAGGGGCGACCTCGGCCTAAGACGGCCTCAATGAGAGACGGCCTTGGCAAGAGGTGGTCTTGGCGGGAGGTGGCCTCGGGGTTGCCTTGGTGAGAGGTAACCTTGGCGGGAGGTGGCCTCAGTGGGAGGTGGTCTCGCGGTGGCCACGGCGAGGGGTAACCTCGACCGAGGTGCCCACCCTGCGAACTACATGCGTGGACACGGTCAACAAGGTAGTTACAACCAACACCCCCTTTTTAGGGGGGCGGTTAGGAAGTTTCATGATATAAAAGAACTCATTAATTATCTTGTTATTACATGATATCTTGCATTGTCTGAATACAGTCACTTTTGTAATGATCTTACACCATTATTAATACAAGAATTGTCTCCGCGACATTTATCAATTGTCTTTTCTATCGAATCATCCTTCTATAGCATTCCTATCATTATCGAGTTTATTAATATGGGCTACCCcaggttaattaaatccatcattggtgcttttaTTGAGAGCTCGACGTTAGCCTCGAGCGTGCTAGTTTTCCACTAGCTATGACAAGGTCGAGATCCAACTCTCGTAACACGAACAGGTATAGTGACACACGGGTCTCCCTGAGCGGGAACGGCCTCAATGGGACTACTAGCCATCAACAAACCGTCTTCGTGAGGTCGACAGGGGACCTAAGCGATCGTCTCACCAACCATCGCAACGGCGGGCCGGCTCCCACCGCCCCCCTCTGAAACCCAGCCTTCCCGGAGGGTTGGAGGCCATTTAACATGTTGTTGTGACACTAACTCACCTCGTAGAGGGGCTCCAAGGAGATGTTTAGCGCTCCTTGGGAGGCGACCCAGTGGCCTCCTAGGGGGCACTAACCCCACCTCCACCCACCTTGAGGGAACATGGTGGGCCGAGCACCCGAAACTCAAGCCGAGGGAGAGGTCAACTCCCCTTGACCTTTAGATACGCGAGGAAGGGGTAGCACCAGTCGAGATCTACACAGAGACGTTACTATATGGAGACCAATCCAAGCCAGGTCTGCCCTGGACTGTTGGGCACCCGGATGACGACCCGAGTTCAAGTTTCGATCGATATTTGCGGAGTTGATTATCCCTCTCGAAAACAAAGATTTGAAGTGGTCTATAATTTACTGAGTAAGCGGTCGGGAAAGACTAGTGACTGAGCCCCAAACTCTCGCCTTGATGAGGTCGAACAGCTCTAGAAGAGAGTGGACGAGCTCTAGGATGGGGTGGTCACGCTCTAACAAGCTACCACCTTGTTGACCCACCTGGTGGAGGGGCTCCTATGAGGTGTTCGAGCCCCCCAGCTCGGCTCTGATGCCTCTCGATGGGCGCCTACAGTTACCCCACCCCTCTCAAGGGGGCATGATAGGCGGAGCAGCTCCGGAAGCGAATAGATGACCTCTAGGATTGGGTGGTCACGCTCCAACAAACTACCACCTTGTTGGCCCACTTCGTGGAGGGGCTCTAAAGATGTGTTTGAGCCCTCCCAGTTCGGTATCGAGGCCTCCAAGACGAAGTGCTCATAATCCAACAACTTACGACCTTGCAAACCGCCTCGTCGAGGGGCTACAAGGAGTAGTGCAACCCCCTTAACTTGCCACCGGGGCGCCACAGAGGGTCATGCAAGGGTGGTCAACAGTCGATCCTCACCCCAACCCCTCCAAGACCAAGCAAGATGTTAGAGATCCGGCCTCTACGAGTGCAAGGGGCTCAAGCTCAGCTACCACAGGCGTAAGGAGCTTGAGTGCAACCGCTAAGAGCACAGGGAGCTCGAGTTCGACTACCATAGCACAAAGAGCCCTAACCCAGCTACCATGAGGAAGAGGAGCCCAAGCTTGGCCAACATGGACCCTCCGAGGAGCTTGAGCCTCGACTAGAAAATTATTCCTCTAAATGCGTGAGCACCGAAGCCCCATCATGGCGCTTGGGATCCTTTAATGAATCATTGGAAGGAGTATGATAGATTTGGAAAACCAAGGAGAGGGTTGGACCCCCAGAGATTCTCGAGCCGATATTGTTGTTCCAAAAAAGGTGCACCTAGCGACTCCACCCCAGAAGCCCGaagctattttattttttcaaaattaagtaGGGGGCTTGACCCCAAACATCGACATATGTTCTTCCTAATCGAATTTACAAAGTTAACCTTGCCTAGCCTAAGGCAAGATAATCAACCCTATGGTCGCGGTCGTGCGCGCCGACCCTGACCTTGGCATTCCCTAACGGTAGTATAGGGGGGATGCCCCCGCTCACTACCTAACGGAAGAACCTATTATGGGCAACTTGCCCCTTGACCGTGCAAGCCTGACCTACCTGTTGGCTAAACCACCTCAAAGAGTACAAGAAGATAGGTGTCCTACCCCCGAACGAGGTGGAAGCTAAACTCGTAAAGAGGAGCGCTCCAACCTACCTGCTCCTCGGGGATATACTCTGCAAGAGGTCCTACAACGGCACCCTACTGCGCTGCTTGTACCCCGACGAGGCGATGTCCGTCATAGAGGAGATCCACGAGGGTACCTGCTCAGCCCATCAAGGGGCCTACACCATGGATAGGAGGGCAATATTACAAGGTTACTTCTGGCCCATCATGGCCAAGGAATGCACTGACTATGCAAGGAGGGAGCTAAACGT of Ipomoea triloba cultivar NCNSP0323 chromosome 3, ASM357664v1 contains these proteins:
- the LOC116013566 gene encoding RNA polymerase sigma factor sigA isoform X2, with translation MMVTAAAIGLGAGERLLSSSFSYSDVAEKLSCSSDFTFPCNQVVYVKSVIIAKKSSNYSPGSLSSRRIRSIKALKEHVDIALDTPNMEPWDQRFSELLNESSDGVDHVEALLLLQKSMLEKQWNLSAEKMITYVPKEDNSKKVQVTCSGTSARQRRIGSRQKVVDRKSPVIRISTSKRGRSIIGTEVLHNRLIKGYVKGVVSEELLTHTEVVQLSKKIKLGLCLEDHKSRLKDRLGCEPSDEQIAISLRTSRADLQATIMECSLAREKLAMSNIRLVMSIAQRYDNMGAEMADLIQGGLIGLLRGIEKFDPSKGFRISTYVYWWIRQGVSKALADNSRMLRLPNHVHERLSLIRNAKKRLEEKGITPSLERIAESLNMSQKKVRNATEAISRVYSLDREAFPSLNGLPGETLHSYIADNHLENNPWHGVDEWALKDEVKNLICTTLREREGEIIRLYYGIVDNECLTWEDISRRIGLSRERVRQVGLVALEKLKHAARRRKLEAMLIKQ
- the LOC116013566 gene encoding RNA polymerase sigma factor sigA isoform X1 — protein: MMVTAAAIGLGAGERLLSSSFSYSDVAEKLSCSSDFTFPCNQVVYVKSVIIAKKSSNYSPGSLSSRRIRSIKALKEHVDIALDTPNMEPWDQRFSELLNESSDGVDHVEALLLLQKSMLEKQWNLSAEKMITYVPKEDNSKKVQVTCSGTSARQRRIGSRQKVVDRKSPVIRISTSKRGRSIIGTEVLHNRLIKGYVKGVVSEELLTHTEVVQLSKKIKLGLCLEDHKSRLKDRLGCEPSDEQIAISLRTSRADLQATIMECSLAREKLAMSNIRLVMSIAQRYDNMGAEMADLIQGGLIGLLRGIEKFDPSKGFRISTYVYWWIRQKNTIVVICPVSCLKRKFHYLFALYQGVSKALADNSRMLRLPNHVHERLSLIRNAKKRLEEKGITPSLERIAESLNMSQKKVRNATEAISRVYSLDREAFPSLNGLPGETLHSYIADNHLENNPWHGVDEWALKDEVKNLICTTLREREGEIIRLYYGIVDNECLTWEDISRRIGLSRERVRQVGLVALEKLKHAARRRKLEAMLIKQ